Proteins encoded by one window of Lathyrus oleraceus cultivar Zhongwan6 chromosome 1, CAAS_Psat_ZW6_1.0, whole genome shotgun sequence:
- the LOC127094091 gene encoding uncharacterized mitochondrial protein AtMg00810-like — translation MTLVCLYDDDILLIGSCENEIAKFKKVPMNEFEINNLGKMKYFLGMEFIYSEKGIILHHLEYELEVMKRFKLLNCKTAITLSEINHKLDSDFEGDDVDAIIFKQLVGSLRYLCNIRPDICYAVGMVSGS, via the coding sequence ATGACTCTGGTGTGTCTCTATGATGATGACATATTGCTAATAGGGAGTTGTGAGAatgagatagctaagttcaagaaggtgccgatgaatgagtttgagataaATAATCTAGGAAAGATGAAATATTTCCTAGGGATGGAGTTTATTTACTCTGAGAAGGGTATCATTTTGCATCATCTGGAGTATGAACTTGAGGTTATGAAGAGATTCAAGTTGTTGAATTGTAAGACTGCTATCACACTATCAGAAATAAATCACAAATTGGATTCTGATTTTGaaggtgatgatgtagatgccATAATTTTCAAGCAGTTGGTTGGCTCTttgaggtatttgtgtaatatCAGACCCGACATTTgctatgcagttggaatggtTAGTGGTTCATGA